CGGTATGCATGCCGTCGGCGTTCAGCCGGAGCTTATCACCGGGCGCGACCAGGCGGTTCATCACCACGCCGTCCACCGGGCTGCGCAGTGTCATCCGCTCAAGACGCAGCTGGGCCTCGGCCAAACGCACCTGCGCCAAAACGACCTGGGCTGCCGCCTCGTCGCGCACCCGGCGCAGTGATGTTTTCAACTCCAGGTCCCGCAAAGCGGCGGTGCGCTCCGCCTGCGCCCGCTCGACGCCCGCCTCCAACCCGGGCCGGAACTGGCGTGTCGCATCGACTACGGCCTGCTGGCTCTGCACCTGATACATCGCCGCTTCGACCTGCTGGGCCGACGCCGAGCGCTCGCCCAATCCCGCGAGCCGGTCATACGCGGCTGTGAGTTCTGCGAGTTTTGCCTCCTCCTGCGCTACCCGCGCATCGAGACGCACAAGGTCCGCCTCCGCCTGCGCCAGCATTGCCGAAGTGACATCCGCGATGCGCTGTAACGCAACTGGCTCGTCGTAGTCCGCCTCCGCTGCGGTGAGCACCGCCTGCTGCCGGGTCAGCGCCGCCTGCGCCTGCGCCAAAGCCAGTTCGGCATCGTCCCGCACCAGTTCGACAAGCGTCTGGCCGGCCGACACCATCTCGCCTTCCAGCACGAGCATCCGTGACACGACGCCATCGGCCAGCGCGGTCACATACGCCGGATACGGATCAGGCTCGACCCAGCCCGGCGCTTGCGCGACCACGGATGTTGAACTCACGGCGACATGACCCGCCCCGTCGGTTTCGTCTCCTGCGTCGTTGACGTTGCCGGCACTCGACCGTGATGTCAGCGCTGTCGCGCGGACTACGTCCACCGGCGTCGCGGGCAGCAGAACGTCCCGCGCCGCGTAGGCGATAAGCGCTAACGTCGCTAGCAGGATTGTGAGCGGCAGCACCACCCGCGTCGCCCAGCGCCGGTGTGGTGCCGGGACTTGGCGTGCGGCGTCTGGCCTTGCAAACGACGGGGCTTGTTGGTCCTTAGCCGAATCGTCGGCCGGGGTCCGTGATAACGTGCGGAGGTCCATATTGAACCCCTCCGATCTGATTGCTGGAATGAGCGGAATCACGGCTAGCCCGATGCACGCAGCGGGCCAACCCTAGACATGACCCTGCGCAGACAAACACCACGCGAAGCGCGCAGCATCACTACGGGGCCGGGCTCAAACGATCGGGGGCTGGATATCGACACACACCGCCGCGCTTTTGGGGCAGGCGATGTGCGGGGTCCAACTCGGGGTGGGCGACGGGTCCCAGAACAGGCCCAGCGCGGGGAGGGGTGAGATCATCGAGACGGCTGGGAGTACCTTGCCACAGCACGGGCAATCGCACGGCGGGCCATCGCATGGCGCGGGGGACTCGGGCTGGTCGCTGTCACCGCAGCAGGCCGAGCCCGCGTCGAGGGCCTGCCCCGGGCAGCAGCCACAGAGGTCTACCTCGCACATGTCTGCGGCCGAATCCGCCTGGCTCGCAGCCGCAGCACTTCCGGTATGCATCAGCGGCAATACCGCCACCGCAGCGATGAGGAACACTGCGGCGAGCCGGCTTAGTATCGGATTGACATCAAACCCTGCCATCATTTCAGCGTACGCCTCATCGGCCGCGATGTCAAGGTATTGGCATCGGGTATCTATCATTCTGCATCCGGGCACCGTCTCATGGCTCACAGTGCGGACAAACAGCACATCCCACAGGCGGGGGCAGCAGGCAGTCGCAGGTTCACCGCATGTCAGCTACACTCTTCGCTCTGGACCCGTGGCTGACCGGCCACGGGTTCTTTGATTCCCCAGCCGGCCCGCCCTTGGCAGGGGTGCCTCCGACCCGCCGCCCGACCCCGGTACACGCACGCCTTTTGACGCCCACGCCGGACCCCCGTGATGAACATCAACTACAACCGCGGCATGTCCGAGCGCGGCGAGTTCGTCACACCCGAGCTCGCGACACGGCTGATTCAGAAGCACCTCGACGCCGACACAACCGTCACCGCCGTCCGCAAGCTCTACGGTGGGAGCAACAATCGTGTGCTCGAGCTGGTCCTCGACCGCGACCGGGGCTCGATCGTCGCGAAAGTCAACGACCGTGCCGTGGCGCATCAGCTCGAATCGGAGCGCGACGCGCTGGCACACTTCCGTGAACACACGTCGCTCCCCGTCCCCGAGCCACTAGGCGTCATCCTCGACGACCCCGGGTTCGCAGGCGTCATGCTATTGATGGAAAAGGTCCCGGGCACGACGCTCGAACGCGCGAAGATCAACGCCGGCGGGATGCAGCGCTTCGAGTACCAGCTCGGCCACCACATCGCCGACCTGCACCGCCACAAATCCGACCACTTCGGCCCCGCCGCGGGCGACGCCGCGACACCGCGCTACGACAACTGGATCGACCTCTACGGCCCGATCGTCGAGCGTGAAGCCAGCGGCGCACGCTCCATGCTCGAATCGTCCTGCCGCGATGTCGTCGACCATGTCGCCAAGCACCTGTCGCACTGGCTCGACCACCGCCCCTCGCCGACACTCATCCACGGCGACCTGTGGGCCAACAACATCCTGGTCGATGATGGCAACCCCGGCCGACCCCGGATCAACGCCTACATCGACGGCCACGCGAGCTTCGCCGACCGCGAGTACGAGCTGTCGTACCTCCGCCTGTTCAAGACGGCCGGGCCCTACTTCTTTGGCATCTACAGCCAACACCACCGCGAGCGCGACGGGTTCGAGCGCCGCTGCCGGGTGTACTGGCTGACGACGATGCTCCAGCACTGCCGTGTCTTCGGCGGGAAGTACATCCCCACGTGCGAGCGCATCGCGCACGAGCTTCGGCGCATGCGGTAGCTATGCCGGGTCTGTGATTAGGCGGGAGTACTGCCAGAAGTAATGCGACCCTTTATCTGCCTTAATTTCATTCAGCCGTTTCACTTCTGCTTCGGCTTCTGCTTGGGCGAAGTGGACTTGCTTGACTGCGACAAGAGATTCCAAACTCGGGTTGTCTGGGTCGCGGAGTGCTAAGTCTGCAAGATATGTATCGATCCGTAGCACTGCATAGACCGGGCGATAAGGTTTGCGAGTCAAGTCTGATTTCCTTTGCGAATATGACGATCACGCCGGGTCGTGCCCGCTCCCGCCCCAGGGGTGGCAGCGGGCGATGCGTTTGAGGCCGCGCCAGCCGCCGCGCCACGGGCCGTACTTCGCCACGGCGTCGAGCATGTACTGGCTGCACGTGGGCTGGTACCGGCAGTGCCCGCCCATCACCCAGCCCAGCGTCACCCGATACAGCCAGACCCCCGCAACGAGCAGGGCGGAGGCGAGCGCGTTGGCCCAGCGTGCTACGATCATGCGGGAATCATACCCTTGCCGATGAGAACTCAACATGACCACGCCGACCCTGATGCTCCTGCTCGTCACGCTGCTCACAAGTTCGGGCCTGGCGTGGGTGATCCAGCCCAGCTACGACGAGTCGGCGGTGCCGGACTACACCCTGCCCGACCCGCTGGTCACGGCAAGTGGCGAGCCGGTGGCCTCGGCCGAGCAGTGGCCCGCGCGTCGCGCTGAGCTGCTTGAAATTTTCCGCGACCAGATGTTCGGCCGGATGGATAACGCAACGCGAGCGGCCGAGGTGCGTTTCGAACTGATCGAGTCCGATGAACATGCTCTCGACGGCAGCGCGACACGCAGGCAGGTGCGCATCCATTTCACCGCCGAGGACGACGGGCCCGCAATGGACCTGCTGCTGTTCCTGCCCAACGTTGCGCAAGGCCCGATGCCGGTGTTCTTCGGGATGAACTTCGATGGCAACCACACGGTCCACGCCGACCCGGCGATCGCGCTGCCACGCGGCTGGGTGCGGGACAACGACTCGGTCGGCGCAGCAGAGAATCGCGCCTCCGACAGGGGGCGCGGCGTCAAAGCCGGCCGCTGGCCGATCGAGACGATCCTTGCCCGCGGCTACGGCTTCGCGACGGCGTACTACGGCGATCTGGACCCGGACTTTGACGACGGGTTCAACAACGGCGTGCATGCGCTGGTTGCTGGCGAATACGAGCTGGGTCGGCCGCGCGATGCGGGTGGGGCGGTTGCGGCGTGGGCGTGGGGCTATAGCCGGGCGCTGGACTATCTCGAAACCGATGCGGCCATCGACGCAACGCGCGTGATCGCGATCGGCCACTCGCGCCTTGGCAAGACCGCGCTCTGGGCGGGCGCCAACGACGCGCGTTTCGCGATGGCGATCTCGAACAACTCGGGCTGCGGCGGGGCCGCGCTGTCGCGCCGGCGCTTCGGCGAAACCGTCTTCGCGATCAACAGCCGGTTCCCGCACTGGTTCTGCGGCAACTATCACGCCTACAACGACAATGAAAGCGCGATGCCGTTCGACCAACACCAATTGCTCGCGCTCATGGCGCCCCGGCCGGTGTATGTCGCCAGCGCCGAAGACGACCGCTGGGCCGATCCGCGCGGCGAGTTTCTGGCGTGCGTCCATGCCTCTCCGGTCTACGATCTGCTCGGGCACGCGGGGGTCGCGGCCGACACGATGCCCGCGGTGAACACGCCGCTGCACGGGGGCAGGGTCGGCTATCACGTCCGCACAGGCGGGCACGACGTCACCGCGTACGACTGGGCGCAGTACCTCGACTTCGCCGACCGGCACTTGGAGGAGACGCGCAGTGAGTGACGCCGAGACAGACACCGAAACGCAGGGCGGCGCTGCGGGCGACCGGCTCGCCGACGCACGGCGCTGGGCGGCGATGACGCTCGCGTTCGTCGGTCTGTGCATCTCGGGCTACCTCGCGTGGCTGACGCTGACGGGCCGGGTCGCGCCGGGCTGCGGCAGCGGCGCGGGCTGTGGCCAAGTGCTTAGCAGCCGATGGTCGGCGATCGGGCCCGTGCCGGTGAGTGTGCTCGCGTCGGCGGGGTATGTGGCGATCCTCGCGCTGCTGGCAATGCAGCCGGGGGCTGCGGCGTTTCGACGCGTGGCGCTTGCCGTGATGGGCGTCGCGCTGATCGGCGCGGCGGCGTGGTACATCGCGCTGCAGGCAACGCTGATCGGCGCGTGGTGCCCGTACTGCCTGGCCGGGCACGGCGTCGGGATCGTGCTCGGGGGGGTGCTGCTCAGCGCGCTGTCATGGAACAAGATGACCGTGCCGTTCGGGCTCGGCGTCCCCGCCGTGTTGCTGCTGATCGGGCTACAGGTCATGTTCCCCGCATCGCAGGATTACCGAGTCGCCATGCCCGGCGACCGGGACTACGACATGGCCGACGACACCGGCCGACACCTCGGAGTGCTCGGCGGCCGCCTTGAACTCGACGCGGCCGACACGCCGCACACCGGGCCCACCGATGGCGAAGACGTGGTCGTGCTCTTCCTCGACTACGCCTGCCCGCACTGCCGCGAAGCGCACGAGATGATCGACAAAGAACGCGGCAAGCACCCGGGGCTCGTCGTCTTTGCGCTCCCGCTGTCGCTCCATGAGACGCACAACCCACACATCGCGCTGGACAACGCACGGTTCGAACACAGCTACGAGTTGGCGCTGCTGTCGATGGCGGTGTGGCGCGATGCGCCGGAGGAATGGCCCGAGTTTGATGGATGGCTGTTCCGTGGGAGCGAGTCGCTCGACGGGGAGTACATGTGGCCACGGAACTTGGCTGCGGCCGAGCACCGCGCCGGGGTGTCGATCGGGCACGATCGAGTGACCGGCATCTACGACGACGCCGAACTGATCGCGCAGTATCAACGGAACCTCGATGCGTTGGGTGACGTCTTGACCCTGTCGCCCGGCGCGATCCCGGGGCTGCCGATCGCGGTTGCGCCGTTCGCGAGCGGCGCGATCTATGGCCGATTCGACGAGCCGAACCTACTCGATGCGATCCTAGACGATGCGCGTCATGGGCGGCCCCAGGACGGATCGCAGTCGGACTAGGGTCTGTCTGAAAACCCATCGGTGGGGCGGGCATCTTGCCCGCCATCACGGCGCAGCCGTGAAACAACACATTCAGGCCTACGCCCTGACGGCGGGCTGGAAGCCCGCCCCACTTGGCCGACAATCCCTAGTTGCGCGCGTGGGGTTGTGTCAGCTCTAACGCATCTCGATGCCGAGCCCGTACGGGTCGGCGGGGTCGATGACCAGCGTCGCCTCGGCGTTGACGAATGCGCGGCCGGTGATCGACGGGATGACGCGGTCGCCGGCCGCCTCGTAACGGGCCTCGAACACGCTGCCGATGATGCTCTGCTGACGCCAGACTTCGCCGGGCGCGAGCTTGCCGTCCGCCGCGAGGCACGCGATCTTCGCGCTGGTGCCCGTGCCGCAGGGCGATCGGTCGTACGCGCCGCCGGGGCAGAGGACGAAGCCGCGCGCATCCGCCACACCCGGGTCGCTCGACGGGCCGAGCAGTTCGATGTGGTCGATCTCGCCGCCATCCGGGTCGGTGATCCCCGCCGCGAGCAGAGCCCGCCGGATCGACCACGACAGACGGGTGAGGGTTTCGATGTTGACGGGATCGACGCGTTGACCGTGGTCGCTGACCAGGAAGAACCAGTTGCCGCCCCAGGCGAGGTCGCCGTGGATCGTGCCCAGGCCCTCGACGTCGATGGCCAAGCCCGACTGCGCCCGGTAACTCGGCACGTTGCGGACGGTGACGCATTGGCCGTCGGGGTCGAGCGTGATGCGCACGTCGCCGACCGGTGTTTCCAGCGTGTGGTCGCCCGGCGTGATTCGGCCGAGCCGGGCGAGCGTGACGGCGACGCCCATCGCGCCGTGGCCGCACATGTTGAGGTAGCCGACGTTGTTGAAAAAAACAACGCCCGCCGCCGCGTCGGGCGACGCCGGCTCGCAAAGCAGCGCCCCAACCACCGTGTCGCTCCCGCGCGGCTCGGTGCAGCAGACCCGCCGCACCCAGTCGTGCTCATCCCGCAACACCCGTAGACACTCGGAGATCGTCCCGCCACCCAGGTCCGGAGCGCCAGCAACCACGACACGTGTCGGCTCGCCGGCGGTGTGTGAGTCGATCACACGGAGTGTTCGGTCTGACATCGGCGCGTCGGGCATCGGAACAACCTAGTGGATATCGAGGACGGGTTCGCCCAGCACTTCACGCTTCGGCGTGCAGCCAAGCCCCGGCGTCGCGGGCGCAACGATCCGGCCGTTGTCGCGCTGCGGGGCGTCGTCGGCCAAGCTGACCGTGACGTAGCTGTTGAAGTCGGTCGAGGTAAAACGCAGCGGCTCGGGCGTGCTGTGCGCGAAATGCGCAATCGCGGCGGTGACGAGATCGCCGCCCCAGGCGTCTTCGAGCGTCATCGCGATGCCGTGCGTCACACACAGGTCGCGTGCCTGCTTGGCGCGGGTGAGCCCGCCCAGCTTGCTGATCTTGAGGTTGACGACGTCCATCGCCAGATCACCCAGCGCCTTGCCGAGCATCGCGACACTATCGACACACTCGTCAAGCACGAACGGCCGATTCGTATGCCGTCGTACCGACAAGCACTCTTCATAACTCAGGCACGGCTGCTCGATGTAAACATCGACGCCGCGCACCGCATCGACCACGCGCATCGCCTCGTGCCGAAGCCACCCGGTATTCGCGTCGGCGACGAGTTTTTCGCCGGGTTTCATCTCGGCGGCGACGGCGTGGATGCGTTCGATGTCGGTGTCCGGGTCGCCGCCGACCTTGAGCTGGAACCGCTCGTAACCCTGCGCCCGGTAGCCCGCGACATTCGCCGCCATGTCGGCGGGGGCTTCCTGCGAGATTGCGCGGTAGAGCGTGACTGTGTCGCCGTAGCGCCCGCCCAGCAGCGTACAGATCGGCAGCCCGGCGACCTGGCCGAGGATATCCCAGCAGGCGATGTCGATGGGCGACTTGACGTAAGGGTGGCCCTTGAGCGCGCGGTCCATCGTGCGGTTGAGCTTGCCGAGTTCGCGCGGGTCTTCGCCGATCAGCGAAGGGGCGAGCTCGGCGATCCCGGCACGCACGCCGCCTGCATACGACGGCAGGTAGGCCGGCCCCAGCGGGCAGACCTCGCCGAAACCCGTGACGCCTTCGTCGGTGTTGATCTCGACGACGGTCGAGTCGAAGACCTCGACGGACTTGCCGCCCGACCACTTGTAGCTGCCTTCGTGTAGCGGGAGTTCGACCTGGTACGCCTGGATGCCGGTGATACGCATGCGGTTCTCGAACGGGTGGGTCGCGTGTGTTTGCGGTGTCGCTAGGCCGTGACGCCGGCGTCGGCGGTCGTCCATGTGTTATCGACCATGCGCATCGTGCCTGTCGGGTTTTCGTCCTGGAGCAGCGCAGGCAGACGGTGGGGGCGGACGTTGTCGTAGCAGTGCAGCGCGGCGAATCGGCGGACCGAGGCGGGGAAGCCCACGGCCGTGAAGCCGGGGTGGCCCGTCGCGGGGTAGGGGCCGCCGTGGTTCTGCGACGCGACGACGGCGACGCCCGTAGGCATCTTGTCGTTGATGAGTCGGCCCACGCGCTGGCGCAGCGCGGGTTCGATCGTGTCGTAGGCGTCATCATCCGCGCCGTCGTTGGCAGAGTACACGCAACCTGTGAGCTGGCCTTCGAGCGTCTTGACCACCGCCAATGCTTGCGCGGTATCGTCCACGACGACGACGAGCGAGCTGTTGCCGAAGGCCTCCTGCTGGAGCTGCTTCGCGTGGTCGAGGAAGGTCTGGCCATCGACGCGCATCAGCGTGTTGGCGACGCTGCAGCCCGTGCCCGCGCCCTTCTTGCCGCCGGTGAGCAGCGTGGCCCCCGCGTCTTGCAGGGCCTGGATCCCCTTGGCCAGCCCGGTTTCGCCGGCCTCGTTGAGCAGCGTGCCGACCGGCGCCTGCTCGAATTTCTCAACAACGCTACTGATGAACGTCTCGGTGTCGTCGCCCTTAAGCGCGACGACTAGGCCCGGGTTCGTGCAGAACTGGCCCACGCCGAGCAGGCACGAGCCGACGAAGTCGTCGACGATCTCCGCACCGCGTTCGGCGAGCGCCCCGGGCAGCAGCACGACGGGGTTGACCGACGACATCTCGAGGTACGCGAGCTTGCCGTTATCCTCGCAGGCCTTCTTGAGCGCGAGCCCCGCCTTGCGCGAGCCGGTGTAGCCCAGCGCGGCGTTGCGTTCATCGGCCATGAGGTAGAGCCCGTCATCGTTGCCCATGTGGTAGACCATCTGCACCAACGCCTTGGGCATATCCGTCGCCTGGATCGCTTCGAGGCAGAGCTCGGCGAGAAGCTGCGTGGTCTTGGGGTGGCTGGGGTGGGCCTTGGCGATGACGGGGTTGCCCGCGGCGATGGCGGAGGCGAAGTCGCCGCCGGCGATGCCGTTGTAGGCGAACGGGAAGTTGTTGGGGCCGAAGACGCAGACGACGCCGAGCGCCCCGAGCTTGCTGCGCAG
The sequence above is a segment of the Phycisphaeraceae bacterium D3-23 genome. Coding sequences within it:
- a CDS encoding mandelate racemase/muconate lactonizing enzyme family protein, translating into MRITGIQAYQVELPLHEGSYKWSGGKSVEVFDSTVVEINTDEGVTGFGEVCPLGPAYLPSYAGGVRAGIAELAPSLIGEDPRELGKLNRTMDRALKGHPYVKSPIDIACWDILGQVAGLPICTLLGGRYGDTVTLYRAISQEAPADMAANVAGYRAQGYERFQLKVGGDPDTDIERIHAVAAEMKPGEKLVADANTGWLRHEAMRVVDAVRGVDVYIEQPCLSYEECLSVRRHTNRPFVLDECVDSVAMLGKALGDLAMDVVNLKISKLGGLTRAKQARDLCVTHGIAMTLEDAWGGDLVTAAIAHFAHSTPEPLRFTSTDFNSYVTVSLADDAPQRDNGRIVAPATPGLGCTPKREVLGEPVLDIH
- a CDS encoding fructosamine kinase family protein; the protein is MNINYNRGMSERGEFVTPELATRLIQKHLDADTTVTAVRKLYGGSNNRVLELVLDRDRGSIVAKVNDRAVAHQLESERDALAHFREHTSLPVPEPLGVILDDPGFAGVMLLMEKVPGTTLERAKINAGGMQRFEYQLGHHIADLHRHKSDHFGPAAGDAATPRYDNWIDLYGPIVEREASGARSMLESSCRDVVDHVAKHLSHWLDHRPSPTLIHGDLWANNILVDDGNPGRPRINAYIDGHASFADREYELSYLRLFKTAGPYFFGIYSQHHRERDGFERRCRVYWLTTMLQHCRVFGGKYIPTCERIAHELRRMR
- a CDS encoding proline racemase family protein; this translates as MSDRTLRVIDSHTAGEPTRVVVAGAPDLGGGTISECLRVLRDEHDWVRRVCCTEPRGSDTVVGALLCEPASPDAAAGVVFFNNVGYLNMCGHGAMGVAVTLARLGRITPGDHTLETPVGDVRITLDPDGQCVTVRNVPSYRAQSGLAIDVEGLGTIHGDLAWGGNWFFLVSDHGQRVDPVNIETLTRLSWSIRRALLAAGITDPDGGEIDHIELLGPSSDPGVADARGFVLCPGGAYDRSPCGTGTSAKIACLAADGKLAPGEVWRQQSIIGSVFEARYEAAGDRVIPSITGRAFVNAEATLVIDPADPYGLGIEMR
- a CDS encoding efflux RND transporter periplasmic adaptor subunit, whose translation is MDLRTLSRTPADDSAKDQQAPSFARPDAARQVPAPHRRWATRVVLPLTILLATLALIAYAARDVLLPATPVDVVRATALTSRSSAGNVNDAGDETDGAGHVAVSSTSVVAQAPGWVEPDPYPAYVTALADGVVSRMLVLEGEMVSAGQTLVELVRDDAELALAQAQAALTRQQAVLTAAEADYDEPVALQRIADVTSAMLAQAEADLVRLDARVAQEEAKLAELTAAYDRLAGLGERSASAQQVEAAMYQVQSQQAVVDATRQFRPGLEAGVERAQAERTAALRDLELKTSLRRVRDEAAAQVVLAQVRLAEAQLRLERMTLRSPVDGVVMNRLVAPGDKLRLNADGMHTAHAIHLYDPGSLQVRVDVPLADAASVGVGQEAVIVVDVLPDVEFRGVVTRLVHQADIGKNTVQFKVAITDPSPLLTPDMLARVKFLGRAGGGGASTPSTAGGNSDVGSGGPVALRDTAIVELDGASFVWWVSPTDSRLVKKPVTLGTQRGDGTIEIRTGLNPGDAVVDNPDPALHEGQRVRIRGAT
- the yidD gene encoding membrane protein insertion efficiency factor YidD produces the protein MIVARWANALASALLVAGVWLYRVTLGWVMGGHCRYQPTCSQYMLDAVAKYGPWRGGWRGLKRIARCHPWGGSGHDPA
- a CDS encoding aldehyde dehydrogenase (NADP(+)) codes for the protein MATQPILIAGDWRQADAADTFQAKNPATREPLPDVFPVSKWSDLDAALAAASEAYEVSRSLPGEKLAGFLEAYASRIEQNAEKLAAKANEETALPAPTRFVGGEIPRTVNQLQQAAAAARDGGWSMPTIDTGSGLRSKLGALGVVCVFGPNNFPFAYNGIAGGDFASAIAAGNPVIAKAHPSHPKTTQLLAELCLEAIQATDMPKALVQMVYHMGNDDGLYLMADERNAALGYTGSRKAGLALKKACEDNGKLAYLEMSSVNPVVLLPGALAERGAEIVDDFVGSCLLGVGQFCTNPGLVVALKGDDTETFISSVVEKFEQAPVGTLLNEAGETGLAKGIQALQDAGATLLTGGKKGAGTGCSVANTLMRVDGQTFLDHAKQLQQEAFGNSSLVVVVDDTAQALAVVKTLEGQLTGCVYSANDGADDDAYDTIEPALRQRVGRLINDKMPTGVAVVASQNHGGPYPATGHPGFTAVGFPASVRRFAALHCYDNVRPHRLPALLQDENPTGTMRMVDNTWTTADAGVTA